ttttacccaagtgcttatttgaaaataaaaaaaagttaacacttaggggaaaaaaatacttgaaaggaaaaagatttttttgggggggggtgtactagaaaatttaaaagtaaaaaaaaaaaacctctgagAAGCTTGCCAGCATTCCCTTAAGTACAAAGTTCAGAGAGGTATCAAGTGGGCATCCTGCATGGAAGATCACCTGTGtacaaaaagcaaaagttagtaTATATGGCAATTCAACAGGTGGGGATTTTTGGGgaatagttttaccttgatctggcaccAGGCTTCTCTCCTGTAAGCTCAAGGATGTGTGTTTTGGTCATGTAGGAAGAGCTGCATGgcgatgctaaacagggaaaacttgcaacAAAACAGCAAGTTATCACAGAGTGGAAATTCAAGATAGGattaggttgttgtttttttgggatatagttttaccttgatctggcaccAGGCTTCTCTCCTGTAAGCTCAAGGATGTGTGTTTTGGTCATGTAGGAAGAGCTGCATGtcgatgctaaacagggaaaacttgcaacAAAACAGCAAGTTATCACAGAGTGGAAATTCAAGATAGGattaggttgttgtttttttgggaaatagttttaccttgatctggcaccAGGCTtctctcctgtaacctcaaggatGTGTGTTTTGGTCATGTAGGAAGAGCTGCATGtcgatgctaaacagggaaaacttgcaacAAAACAGCAAGTTATCACAGAGTGGAAATTCAAGATAGGattaggttgttgttttttttggaaatagttttaccttgatctggcccagtctcctctcttGTAACCTCAAGGGTCTGCATGTTGATACTAAACAGGGAAACATGATTAgtccaagctatttgggagttgccaaacaattattacaggaaagacaaatcttacaagaaatttaataaacgagcAAGATAAAGAAAATACGTTAGAGTTCtccgtgctattttcccttttctagacaaggcgattaaataaaCAGACTGAcattaacagctaggagaaagttggcttaacaatttttgtataaattatttttttgtgaaaaccgaacaattacaaattagaaaagggtgtttagcactcgccgtgaaaactatcattacttaCACAAAACCACGAACTAAGTTGTGCCTCTGAGTGTCATCTTTGAGTGAACTTTTACCCAGAAATCTGTTCGTTGATGTCTCAGCTTTgtttgatcaaattaaaagtctttctacacgaatcaataatggagagaaaacggactaCATAAGTCAAATGGTAGCGTttgtgacgctaatgctaacgctaagaTAACGAGTCACAGCCGGTGGGGATAATGAgctcaaacttaaattgtcgacggtgtgttcgacctggcaataaactaaaaGATTAGTTAGAGTTTGGGGCTCAATTGAGTCCCAAAAATTCTCCCGGTAGCGTGACAAAAacgcacttaggccagtaaattgctcgaCGCCTCACCTCTCGTGCGTGCTCGTCGTCGTCACCATCGAAATGGCTGTTTGAGAAGCCGAgttactgcgcatgtgcttaatttacgcagTTGCGTCAAATTGgtcgtaaccacgcccatgTTGTCCCCAAAGAGTGAATGTGTACAAgatggtttgtcctcccaactcaatgtattcgctttgaagatgacgtagactagtcgtgatttttgtggtcttgatgctatgaAACAGCATGTGTCACatattattttctgaaccgctttatcctcactatggtagCGTACAGCCACCTACATTAGTATATATTATATGATTGTTTACCTCTCTCTTCccctcatctcgttttctgaaccgctttatcctcattagagtcgcagGGGCTGCTGGaacctctcccagctgacttcgggccagaggtggggggcaccctgaattggtggccagccaatcgcagggcacaaggagacaaacaaccattcacactcacactcatacctaggggcaatttaggatgtccaatcatcctacattgcatgtctttggaatgtgggaggaaaccggagaaaacccatgcaggcctcgggagaacatgcaaactccacacatttggactgagctggatttgaacccaggtcccccactgtgaggctactactaccaccaccaccaccaccactactactactactactactaccactactaccactactaccactactaccaccactactactactaccaccaccactactaccaccactactactactaccactactactactaccaccaccactactactactaccaccactactactactaccaccaccactattactactaccaccaccactactactaccaccaccgctactactactaccaccaccactactactactaccaccactactactactactgccaccaccaccactactactgccaccaccactactactactaccactactactactaccactaccactactactactactaccaccaccactactacttctactactaccaccaccactacttctactactaccacagcgCCATCCAGTAgatatataacacaatcccctagtactactgcattttataatccaCTGCAACTGGCATTTACTTGATAAAAACATGAAACATCCTTTAAACAGAATATACACAAACACCAATAATTGGCTATATTTCCCCTTTAATGTGGactatttcattgttttctcaATGATTTACCAGACCACAGTGATGCTACTAAAGTTCATCCTTGGTTGTGTTTCTCTCCGTCTTCTCCTTTTCTGCTTTCATGGCCTCCACGTACTTTTTCCTGTCgtcgtcttccttttttttaacaatagaaGGCTTATTTTTAGCTCATGTTTGATGTAGATTAACACAAAAATAAGTGGGTGCTGTTGGAACAAGACAATTACCTTTACTCTGACAATTGCTGCTTTCTCCATCTCCTCGTGGACGAAAGCGAGCAGGGCCTTCAAATTCCTCTTGCCCGTGTAAAACACTGCCTGTGTAGaacaattttgaaaaacttgaaatccttccactttcatttgttaaacagaGGCTCGGAATCGAGTATTCCTGCCACGACTTGAGGCGTCCATCACGAAGTTGGACGGACAAGCAACAGAAACTAGGAAAGGTGACTTGGGATTTTCTATGGAGCATTTGAGctcatctgtttttttgttgttgtttttgtttgacaaGAAGGAACTTGTGGAGAATTATAGAAATGCATCATACTCTCTCAGCGTGGAGTGCGGGGAAGAGGCAGAAGGCTGGATAGGAGCTCTGCACCGACATGTTGATGTCATTGGCCATGGCGTCGATGCGAGCTACGACAATGTCGTCACGGTCCTTGAAGGCCTCCGCTAGCTCCTCCCACAAGGGGAACACGACATGGGATTCTGGATTGTACGGAACATCTaaaatatacacaaacacaaagtaattcattcattcattccgtCACTTGGTTTGGTTTCCTTGTTccctagacgtctttggagctgTTCAGCCATTTGAAAATAGATGTTTAGAAATGATCACTtccttaccatattttccggactataagtcacaggttttgtttttatagtttggctgggggTGCGACTTATGTATCAATTTATTCACAGATTATTTTATCATTCCACATTTTGTTCTTACATGGAACCACAAGAGGGcactgtttttaaaattataaaattgtATTCAGCCTATTGTTGCCTCTATCCTTTTTtgcaattctatttttttattttattttaaagtatagtatagtataattCTTGACAatatatagtgtgtgtgtgtttactcacaaaacaagacaaacacaGTCCTGTTAGGGTTGAAGGCGACCTCCTCAAAAATGCTTCCAACCAGTTCCTTCACCGGACGTTTATCCCATCCTTCTGGTATTGGTTCGCTCTGCATCTTGGGCTGATACACACATGCACGACAATACGTTTAAACAAAATATCAATATGAAATttcaaaactattttttggACATTATTTGAttccagttttttgtttttttcctcgttGAGGTCAAAGTAAGAGCAGAAAACATACATGCAGAacactaaaatatttttattaaaaatatagtatAGTGTTCTGCACGTATATTTTCTGCACTTACTTttagctgcgtataacaaaaaatttgttatttgtattgtggttttcaaaaatactgatacataaaaaaaatgttaatgtatcAGTATTTTTGAATGTATTCATATTTATAGTATTAATAACCACAATATAAATAACAACATttttgtgtatgatgacaataaaggcttttgatttagttgattcatttcaaaattacaaattattcattttctgcttGGGTCGCTAGGGGTGCAGGAGCCAATCTCAGCTAATTCTGAGCACCAGGCagtggacaccctaaattggtcaccagccaatcatTGAATCCCAAAATTCTTTAGACTTAATTACAgcatttaaaaatctattttttttactgcccaTGGAAAAATACTATGCTTAGGCCAGACTTCTTACTACAACCTTTGACCCTTGGTCTACAATATGTACCTTGGCCTTGCCCTCCAGGTAGTTTTGACAGAATGCCTGGATGGAGTTGACATCCAGCACGGCCGAGGGCAGCTGATAGGTCACGTGGTTGGTGAGGTTGACCAATCGCACCAGAGGAGCCTCGTAGGCCCGCACGCGAAAGTATTCCATCATGCGGCCGTTGCGCAATTCTGATACATCCATCAGTACGAATAGAATCTTGCCACACATAGAAGAAGTCATTGTAAATGTGCGGGTTTTCCCGTGCGTGTACATGATACCCACCTTCATCCTGAAGTCCTCGGCAGCTGCGCTGAAGGCAGCGTGCACCTCGTGGAAATCCGTCGAGCTTTTGTTAACAAAAAGGATGGCGTGGTTCAGGACAGGCGATGACAGAATCTGATTGGCCGTCTGATGAATacatttatcattatcattacgtgtttttttttaaataattcaatgaATTCATTATTGCTCAGGCAGTTGTAATTTGGGAAGTAATTGGTCTAGGAcaggggtgctcacacttttaTCACCAACAAAGGGTGCCGAAATGAAACATAGATGCAGCAAGTCTCTTTAGCTGTTCAAAATCAAAGGAAtgacttaacaagcagctgtgacaggttgTTTATGTTAGCTGAGGCTGTCGCCACCAGAATTAAGATCCTGATGAGAGTCTAATCTGGATCAAATTTCACTCTCACGCGATCGACAgatagtaccttggcgatcgaCATGATgaggacccctggtctagaatcaatatttatttaaatcgcTCACAAATGAAATGACTTTTCATGTGTTAGTTGAGTTATGTGATGTCAGAGTTTtttctggtaaaaaaaagtgtccataaatagAAAATGAAGTGGTAATAGTACCTTTCCGGAATATTCTGTGACAAGGTTCATCTGGTAGACGCTAACTAAAGTCAACAGGTCCTCTTTTGACGTCTcaggtgtcattttaaaaaccttGATCAGCGTCCACTGCAGAAATACACAGTAAAAAATGTCTTCCGTAAATTTGAAGAAATCAGCAAATTAGTTTGAACTGGCGTAATGTGAACATCCATCAAAAATTAAGATCCTTAAAATGCCTACATAGTCATAAACATTGGGAAATgagtaatttgtttgtttttcttacccccaaaaaattctgTACCTGTTTGAGAAGCAGGACCACATTTGGGGTGACGTCATATTTACCGATGACATCTTCATCTTGCGTCAAACCAAAGCTGACGTCTGGTAGGCTGACTGCAGCTGAGTAAAACACTCGTACATATTCGCTGTCCAGCTCCTACGCTGACACGCAAACATTACTAAATATCTCAGTGATTATATTACAAAACAAAAGGCCCAACGGTATTCACCTTAAAATATCCGATCACCCGAAGCTCCTCCTCCGAATTCACCGACTGGCTGAGATCGGTAATGAGGTCAAGGGCAGACCCCGCCCTCCTTTTCAACCACGTAACAATGGAGGCGGAGCTCTGAGGAACTTTTAACGTTAAGGATGGAAATCATATGCTTTAATGAGGtgcataaatgaaaaaaagatagtttatattttttgttattggtCTAATACAAGAAAATGCAGGACTGTTTGGGTAGTGTTTAACAGAATAAAGGCtggatttaagcttcttgtgcaagCCATAGTCAATtaaattttcataatttgctgggAGCCAATAAAAATGGCAGTTGGCCTGTTAGCAATGGTTTGGACAACCACACATTGCACCATTAGTGTCTGATTTAacagatttaaaataaaataccattttaacattttgtaatattacaaggatATATAGTATTCTATACCTATGACAACATTGTaccacaaaaaatacattataacaAACTTAAACAATAAGACTTTTTGTGGGTAGAACTGTTGTTAAACTCACCAGGGCAAGGTAtgaagtttattttatttccaaatagGTACAGCCTGATGTTTGGTGGTGTGGTTGCATTAAGTTCTTTGGCTAGTTCTTTGTCTTTTGCTACGTCCACCGTCGCCAGCTTGACATCGAAATCCTGGAGATCGACGGCGGCTTTTTGAAACACTTCTGATAAATGATGGCCATCTGCTGACAGCGGAGCATCTGGGGGAACAAAAACATAAGAACTGGGTTTCACAaatgaaatatacatttttttctttaaatgtttttaactaATGGAACATTAATTTTTTGAGCGTCCttttttactgtgtctgtattctcaccctcttgctactgtgacagtgacatttcccgaatacgggatgaataaagttatctaatctaatctaaaaaataaaataaaaaaattacagccCTCCAGGGGTCTGATTTAGCACAAGGCAAGTTCAATGAAGTGAAAGCAAACGCAAAAATCACGCACAGTACGTTTTGTTGAGACAATTTTCATGCGCTCTTTCACGTTAATCATTTTGAACACCCACGTGAGATACCGAGCATATGCCAAGTTTCAGTCAACTAAGTTTCCATGATGTGACTGGAACCGAAACATAATTAGACTGGGGAACTTACAGAAGTGCACCAGTAGCTGCTTGTGGGTCCTTAAAGCTCTGTTGAAATTTGCCCTCGTTAGCTGTAACACGCCGCCCTTCCCCGAGGCCGATTTGGTCTCCTGCCCGTTAGCCGTGAGGAAGAAGGCGGCCATTGCCAGGAGCACCAATGGTGTTGTCATTGTTGCAACGTAAAGCACGCTATGAAGGGAGTGCCAAAAGGTTGAACAACTAGGCGTGATTCTTATCTTCCACATTATTGTTCATTAACTACTTTTATCTCAGTTTGACGGCACAGTTGTTGATATCAAGACAATTGCTAATAGTTGCCTATTGTACTTTGCCTGACAAACAAGGGCAAATTACAGGTTCACCACGGTGAAACTTTTATTCAATCATTTATGGAAGCAATATTTCTAATGCTGCAACATCAGAAAAAAGTCATTACCATATGTGAAGTATTCAACATTATAACATGATTTTGACTTAAAAATATAAGTCACAAGCAGTTTAGAACCAAAATacttgttgcgctattaaagaAATTCTCTTtcgaaaaatgggtgtttaacaaataaaagattgagtttacacgcttagagaaggtgaagaaatacagtttctggccaccataaaaaattcaactctctactttacacggtttggacaaacgtagcgagagaatcttaacatacacacacatacacgtacatacacaATCACagacccataaatcacgctttataaggattatagactagCTTCTAGGTCACTACACTACTCTTTAATACTGTAAGTCAAAGATGATGgaatatcaagaaaaaaaaccttgtgtttacaaaaaaagcaaaacaaaacgcTCAAAAGTGACTAACTCATTCACAGTGAATCCATGTCAAGATTTATGATGTACGTGCAGATGTTTTCCACAATCAGGACAGTAGTGATGAACATCCCAAAAGTCTGGAAACATGAAAGGAATCAGGCAGAAGCCGCAAACCAATCTGGAATGTgcacaacaataataaaaaaaatgcttagtacaagaaaaagcaaaaaaattctaatgtgCCAATTACCCAGAAAAAGCCATGACACAACACAGGGCGAATGCACCCTTTGCGGGAAtatgtttgatttttgtttcgACGTCCTTCTGGCAGTGAGGACACTGGACACTGCCCGGGGAAGTGAGCAAGTTGCCAATTGTTGCCGTTTCTCCTGCTTGGGGCTGGGACACGACTgcatctggaaaaaaacaacctttgcTTGTCACAGAATGCACATTTTAgcactaataataatatataccagggataggctccagcaaccccattGAGTATGACTGTATTCAAGTTATTACGTACCCAGTGGGGTTAGATGAACGCTGACCGGAGAGTTGTGCGGAATACTGAGGAGGTCTGGCATCAACACAGGATGGGGATCTGGACACAAATTGAGAAGAAAGCCAATTAAAAAGCGTATATACACTTGTTATTGGACTATACATGGGATTGCGTCTTACTGGTCTCTTGATAGGGAGGTGGGTCTGAAGATTGGGCAATGGAAGCGTAATAAGAAGGTGGAGGGCAATCGTCATGTTCTCCTACAGATGCAACACAACGCGGAAGTGTAGCTTCATTATAAGTCGGAGGTTCCATTGGCCAATGGACAGAAAAGCTTCTGGGgagaaaataaagacaaacCAGCAATCAATATGCACTGTATGAATGTACTGCAGAATAAGAGGAATACTCAGAAACAcagtttttttattcaaaattgtATTCTGGCTTCGATGGTTTAAACATTCATGATTGTGTTGACAGACAAACCATGCTAATCACATTATCATCAATGCTAGCAAGTGCCAGTAATACGATTGACAGTCAGGAAAGGCATACAGAATCCAAACAAAGGCAGGGACAGCTATGTTTAGCCCTTTTTAAAACCTTATTAGgtattctcattcattcattatcaaaTAAGTTTGGCTTGAGAATGCTTGCCCTGAAGTGTTAGCCTTACATTAGCGCTGTAATTGTTACACCACCAAAGTAGGTCGGTGAAACGTGATGTCACTTGACAGATTAAACATACTGTGCTCATTAACAGAATGCAATGTGATGAGCAGCTTGACTGTGGCAAAGTTGATTGCACTAACTGGAATATTAGGCGCAATATACAACCTTTCAGGCACAATCTAACACTGTATTATTATTTCTCAGAAACGGGGATTTTGTAGTTTTACTCCTTATAACTGTCTGATAAGTTACTAGAAAAttacaatgtttaaaaagagTCTTCTCACAGTCTTAAAAGCAAACAGTAGAAATATTCAACATTTTACAAATATCACACTCAATCTACACTGGTTATATTTGTCATGATaaaaaagtgtattaataacATCCTGTATGTGATGTGAGAGCTCCAATCTTACCTTGAATGAGGCGCAAAGACAACTGTGAGGATGCAACTCTTGACACCAATCGCTATAAGATCAAACCCTGTCCAACCAGTTCATGACAGCAATGAAAAAACTTCTCCACGTCAacctgtaattattttttttttagagttatAGGTCACCAAGTATAGTTTTTGTTGTCTCTCGGCCAGAGTAAATGTATGAACTAATAAGTTATAAACATTACATTTCCCAAATAAATACACATCATGCGTACTGCattcacatgcaaaaatattcaCAGTTAAATCAATCTTATCACATTCAAtgtattatttaattcattcattttctgcattgCTCATACTCCCAAGAAACCGGCGTAgccacagaaaacccacgcagccccggtGATAAGTTGTAAAcaccacacaggaggaccgacctggattcaaacccaggaccccagaactgcgaggccgaacCACTCGGACGTCGGGCTGCCCAATGAATTATTTAACTAAAAAGTACAATAACTCCTTCCGATTTAAACTGCACGTGTTTATATTTCGAAATCGACTAAATAATGGACaaacaacagattttttttttactggatcaaaaTATATGAAATCTTCTAAATGTCACCATCTATCCTCTCCTACTTGTTGGAATCTAGAATTTCAGTAAAATAGGATTCACGCCAACAATGAAAAACAACTTACCCTTTTGACACCCTAAACGACATTTTAAAATCTCCAATAAGTGGAGAGACCTGACCTAATTTCGACAAATGACATACTTGACACACTTTCAAAATACATCTGCCAATGGGGAACTAGTAACATCGAGttcacatcatttttttgccaagTGAACTTCCAAACCGGCTTTATGATCTACCCAAAGTAGGTATGCTAGTCCATTTATACATTAGCCTGTCACAGCGACATCATATATAAAATTTATGATGTCGTCGTGAcagcttcatttttatttacgaTGTTGTCCAACCAGAGACAAAAGACTTTATGCAAAATTCACATAGTCACACGTAAAGTTTTTGGGtcaattattcttatttttttgtgttgacgAAAATACAATTGGAACAGA
The Stigmatopora argus isolate UIUO_Sarg chromosome 7, RoL_Sarg_1.0, whole genome shotgun sequence DNA segment above includes these coding regions:
- the LOC144078108 gene encoding lipopolysaccharide-induced tumor necrosis factor-alpha factor homolog, with the protein product MEPPTYNEATLPRCVASVGEHDDCPPPSYYASIAQSSDPPPYQETNPHPVLMPDLLSIPHNSPVSVHLTPLDAVVSQPQAGETATIGNLLTSPGSVQCPHCQKDVETKIKHIPAKGAFALCCVMAFSGLVCGFCLIPFMFPDFWDVHHYCPDCGKHLHVHHKS
- the LOC144077227 gene encoding protein disulfide-isomerase translates to MTTPLVLLAMAAFFLTANGQETKSASGKGGVLQLTRANFNRALRTHKQLLVHFYAPLSADGHHLSEVFQKAAVDLQDFDVKLATVDVAKDKELAKELNATTPPNIRLYLFGNKINFIPCPVPQSSASIVTWLKRRAGSALDLITDLSQSVNSEEELRVIGYFKELDSEYVRVFYSAAVSLPDVSFGLTQDEDVIGKYDVTPNVVLLLKQWTLIKVFKMTPETSKEDLLTLVSVYQMNLVTEYSGKTANQILSSPVLNHAILFVNKSSTDFHEVHAAFSAAAEDFRMKILFVLMDVSELRNGRMMEYFRVRAYEAPLVRLVNLTNHVTYQLPSAVLDVNSIQAFCQNYLEGKAKPKMQSEPIPEGWDKRPVKELVGSIFEEVAFNPNRTVFVLFYVPYNPESHVVFPLWEELAEAFKDRDDIVVARIDAMANDINMSVQSSYPAFCLFPALHAERAVFYTGKRNLKALLAFVHEEMEKAAIVRVKEDDDRKKYVEAMKAEKEKTERNTTKDEL